Proteins from one Candidatus Methanosphaera massiliense genomic window:
- a CDS encoding aldo/keto reductase, producing MKKLGFGFKRLPLVNKKDIKSIDLDRLNGMVDLYIEKGFNYFDTSYISHNGMSEVAIHKAVINRYPRESVILADKLPTMSVDGSYDLEEIFNKQLERCGVDYFDYYMIDIDSFSEKKLVKDESFKFMENKKHEGKIKNIGICFSGKPKDLDGLLDKHHEVDVLQLPLNYFDWDNFEVSSGNYYNVARKHGKDIIVMDPYKGRTLIDLPETVIRLYNNYDNKLSNASWAVRFLASLDGVIMVVSDMSKIEHVADNVGYMVNFKPITDEEKEIINRGVRIIKSRMEIPCVGCLQCLDVCPMDILIPNYLNLFNTYRMSSGLRNYSQKRFYQTFVLNKKYRGAYECIGCDNCIDVCSKHIDIPKVLKAVSFAFDDYQYF from the coding sequence ATGAAAAAATTAGGGTTTGGATTTAAACGCCTGCCTTTAGTAAATAAGAAAGATATAAAAAGTATTGACCTTGATAGATTAAATGGTATGGTTGACCTTTACATTGAAAAGGGATTCAACTACTTTGACACATCATACATTAGTCATAATGGCATGTCAGAAGTGGCTATTCATAAAGCTGTAATTAACAGATATCCTCGTGAATCAGTAATATTAGCTGATAAATTGCCAACTATGTCTGTAGATGGATCATATGACTTGGAAGAAATATTTAATAAGCAGCTAGAACGTTGTGGTGTTGACTATTTTGATTATTATATGATTGATATTGATTCCTTCTCTGAAAAAAAATTAGTTAAAGATGAATCATTCAAATTCATGGAAAATAAGAAACATGAAGGTAAGATAAAGAATATTGGAATTTGTTTTTCTGGAAAACCAAAGGATTTAGATGGTTTATTAGATAAACATCATGAAGTAGATGTACTACAATTACCTTTAAATTACTTTGATTGGGATAATTTTGAAGTATCCTCGGGTAACTATTATAATGTAGCTAGAAAACATGGAAAAGATATAATAGTTATGGATCCATATAAAGGAAGAACTTTAATTGATTTACCTGAAACAGTTATTAGATTATATAATAATTATGATAATAAATTATCTAATGCTTCATGGGCTGTTAGATTTTTAGCTAGTCTGGATGGAGTTATCATGGTTGTAAGTGACATGAGTAAAATTGAGCATGTTGCTGATAATGTAGGTTATATGGTTAATTTTAAACCAATTACTGATGAAGAAAAAGAAATAATTAATAGAGGAGTTCGTATAATCAAAAGTAGGATGGAAATTCCTTGTGTTGGATGTCTACAATGTTTAGATGTTTGTCCGATGGATATATTAATACCAAATTATCTTAATTTATTTAATACATACAGAATGTCCTCTGGTTTGAGAAATTATTCTCAGAAAAGATTTTATCAAACATTTGTGTTGAATAAGAAATATAGGGGAGCATATGAGTGTATTGGATGTGATAACTGTATAGATGTTTGTAGTAAGCATATTGATATTCCTAAAGTGTTAAAAGCTGTTTCTTTTGCTTTTGATGATTATCAATATTTCTAA
- a CDS encoding putative quinol monooxygenase, with protein sequence MIIVNATMKPIADKKEEIIEKAETLIAASRTHHGNISYNLYSDIETGNLMFVEKWESKEALQKHMQTDEFVDFGQETKDLVDGDLGIDIYYAELLSNSADVKNDVKEIRIYYQ encoded by the coding sequence ATGATTATTGTTAACGCAACAATGAAACCAATAGCAGATAAAAAAGAAGAAATAATCGAAAAAGCTGAAACATTAATAGCAGCATCTAGAACACATCATGGAAATATTAGTTACAACCTATACTCTGACATTGAAACTGGTAATTTAATGTTTGTTGAAAAATGGGAATCCAAAGAAGCATTACAAAAACACATGCAAACTGATGAATTTGTCGACTTTGGACAAGAAACAAAAGATTTAGTTGACGGTGATTTAGGTATTGACATCTACTATGCAGAATTATTATCTAACAGTGCAGATGTCAAAAATGATGTGAAAGAAATTAGAATATATTATCAATAA
- a CDS encoding U32 family peptidase encodes MVLTELLAPAGSYDILVVAINAGADAVYIAGHRFGARAFAQNFTSEEIEKAVKYAHLNGSTIHVTVNTLFNTAEILDVLKYVQFLYRVGVDAVIVQDIGLVYLLNKFIPEMEIHASTQMTLRDYNSFLWAHDAGIKRIILPREMEVDEIKRVSDRLKKDKVDLDLEVFGHGSLCYCISGDCYMSSFISGRSANRGACAQPCRSNYKLRYKNHSISHGCLISTHDLATFKGIKEISDAGVKSLKIEGRLKTEDYVSTVVQAYRTMIDNMNNEDNTELIHDLNRSLDLIFNRYYTNGYILGDNPGEVMGRRSSFHQGLYLGKIKSIEGERVDIEFENSDHPVLQKGDGIGFKHNNHIRGIYLDKIVEQDEKHILIETTRDIRVGSEVYISYSKGLHDEQKKYKKEQVKPSIPLSLDISANKKNRMTVNASFKVNNDIISFGYKSKVTFSEAINKPLTEETIINQMTKSGNTPFIVDNVKVNNLPDNVFMAIGKINNIRRDVLDIATDKLLQYYIPNEEKSEQIRKDIKKYTKKVKNDKHGIKPASYVGLNVYVDNLELLTVANRNPLNRIYFDTSYMFKNKEDYFNNVENVLRKAADIAADKELVWVLSAFISDDDLEKIVEIYENLRKDNISISIMGDTPSLARLFPDTKVYGSHNLNIWNNFSVKMLEETGFTGATISSELSEKEIRELINKSKGYNTKMELIVQGNQEIMVSKDDFSNLNEGFDLDIGTNEYVVLEDKENNAKFKIYFDYNRQSHFFNNDMLCLIDEIDEIKEMGIENITLDCRFTKEKYISKVISLYIQRLRDHNPERCYSESIDEISYSKLNKGNFKNTRVLEDKKSRNKRKRRRS; translated from the coding sequence ATGGTTTTAACAGAATTATTAGCACCAGCAGGATCATATGATATACTTGTTGTTGCTATTAATGCAGGAGCTGATGCAGTATATATTGCCGGACATAGATTCGGTGCAAGAGCATTTGCCCAGAATTTCACATCAGAGGAAATTGAAAAAGCTGTTAAATATGCTCATCTAAATGGATCTACAATACATGTTACTGTTAACACATTATTTAACACTGCTGAAATCCTAGACGTTCTTAAATATGTTCAATTTTTATATCGTGTAGGTGTGGATGCAGTTATCGTACAAGATATTGGATTAGTATATTTATTAAATAAATTTATTCCAGAAATGGAGATTCACGCATCTACCCAGATGACATTACGTGATTATAATAGTTTTTTATGGGCACATGATGCAGGAATTAAAAGGATTATTCTTCCACGAGAAATGGAAGTAGATGAGATTAAAAGAGTATCTGATAGATTAAAAAAGGACAAGGTAGACTTAGATTTAGAAGTATTTGGTCATGGTTCATTATGCTACTGTATTTCTGGTGACTGCTATATGTCATCATTTATATCAGGACGTAGTGCAAATAGAGGAGCATGTGCTCAGCCTTGCAGGTCTAACTATAAACTCAGATATAAAAATCATAGTATTAGTCATGGCTGTTTAATATCAACACATGACCTTGCTACATTTAAAGGTATTAAAGAAATATCCGATGCTGGAGTAAAATCATTAAAAATAGAGGGAAGATTAAAAACTGAGGATTATGTGTCAACTGTTGTACAGGCATATCGTACAATGATTGATAATATGAATAATGAAGATAATACTGAACTTATCCATGACTTAAATAGATCATTAGATTTAATATTTAATAGATACTATACTAATGGATACATACTAGGTGATAATCCTGGAGAAGTAATGGGTAGACGAAGTTCATTCCACCAAGGATTATACTTAGGAAAAATTAAATCCATTGAAGGAGAAAGAGTTGACATTGAATTTGAAAACTCAGACCATCCAGTATTACAAAAAGGTGATGGTATTGGATTTAAACATAATAATCATATTAGAGGAATATATCTTGATAAAATAGTTGAACAAGATGAAAAACACATACTAATAGAAACAACACGCGATATTAGAGTTGGTTCAGAGGTATATATCAGCTACTCCAAGGGATTACATGATGAACAAAAGAAATATAAGAAAGAACAAGTAAAACCAAGTATTCCATTATCCCTAGATATATCAGCTAACAAGAAAAACAGAATGACTGTTAATGCTAGTTTCAAAGTTAATAATGATATAATCAGCTTTGGATATAAATCAAAGGTTACATTCTCTGAAGCTATTAATAAGCCATTAACAGAGGAAACTATTATTAATCAAATGACAAAGAGTGGAAACACTCCATTTATTGTTGATAATGTAAAAGTCAATAATTTACCAGACAACGTATTTATGGCTATTGGAAAAATTAATAATATTCGACGTGATGTATTAGATATAGCTACTGATAAACTATTACAATACTATATTCCAAATGAAGAAAAATCAGAGCAAATACGAAAAGATATTAAAAAATACACTAAAAAAGTAAAAAATGATAAACATGGCATAAAACCAGCTAGTTATGTTGGACTTAATGTATATGTAGATAACCTAGAATTATTAACTGTAGCTAATAGAAATCCATTAAACAGAATCTACTTTGACACATCATACATGTTTAAAAATAAAGAAGACTACTTTAATAACGTTGAAAATGTTCTAAGAAAAGCAGCAGACATTGCTGCGGATAAGGAATTAGTATGGGTATTATCAGCATTCATCTCAGATGATGATTTAGAAAAGATAGTTGAAATATATGAAAATCTTAGAAAAGATAATATTTCCATCTCAATTATGGGTGATACTCCATCATTAGCTAGGCTATTTCCAGACACAAAAGTTTATGGTTCACATAACCTAAACATTTGGAATAATTTCAGTGTAAAAATGCTCGAAGAAACAGGATTTACAGGAGCTACTATATCCAGTGAATTATCAGAGAAAGAAATAAGAGAATTAATTAATAAGTCAAAGGGTTATAATACAAAAATGGAATTAATTGTACAGGGAAATCAGGAGATAATGGTTTCTAAAGATGATTTCTCTAATTTAAATGAAGGATTTGATTTAGATATTGGTACAAATGAATATGTTGTATTAGAAGATAAAGAAAATAATGCTAAATTCAAAATCTACTTTGATTATAATAGACAAAGTCATTTCTTCAATAATGACATGTTATGTTTAATTGATGAAATTGATGAAATAAAAGAGATGGGCATTGAAAATATAACTCTTGACTGTCGATTTACTAAAGAAAAATACATATCTAAAGTTATTTCATTATATATACAAAGACTAAGAGATCATAATCCTGAAAGATGTTATTCTGAGAGTATTGATGAAATTTCTTATTCAAAATTAAATAAAGGTAATTTCAAGAATACACGTGTTTTAGAGGATAAAAAAAGCCGAAACAAAAGAAAAAGACGAAGATCTTAA
- a CDS encoding mechanosensitive ion channel family protein: MLESNINTLITNLYLIVDLALMIAIPVIIYKLISKMLIKLENNGTIEKSSIETLIKILRYIIVIIIILGVLEILGINIRSLVISLGLVTVAVSLAAKDTLSNIISGLIILVEKRFEVEDMIEINGHKGQVKKIGFKSVQLFSNNQLTVIPNVLFTTTPFKNYTKTGFYIVPFTIQIVNKSDLDEVIKEISEILDNSDLILKNPSYSIFVKSIGTSGVEIVIKVPISNPLDDTMVVSELLKEFKRKIIFEDL, encoded by the coding sequence ATGTTAGAAAGTAATATAAACACTCTTATCACTAACTTATATCTAATAGTTGATTTAGCATTAATGATAGCTATTCCTGTAATTATATATAAATTAATTTCTAAAATGTTAATAAAACTTGAAAATAATGGTACGATAGAGAAAAGTTCAATTGAAACACTTATAAAAATACTACGATATATTATAGTAATAATAATAATTCTAGGCGTTTTAGAGATTTTAGGTATTAATATTCGTTCTCTGGTAATAAGTTTAGGATTAGTAACTGTAGCAGTAAGTTTAGCAGCTAAAGATACTTTATCAAATATTATTTCTGGTCTAATCATATTGGTAGAGAAAAGATTTGAAGTAGAAGATATGATTGAGATTAATGGTCATAAAGGACAGGTAAAGAAGATAGGCTTTAAATCTGTACAATTATTTTCTAATAATCAACTAACTGTTATTCCTAACGTATTATTCACAACAACACCATTCAAGAATTATACTAAAACAGGATTTTACATAGTTCCATTCACAATACAAATAGTAAATAAATCTGATCTTGATGAAGTCATTAAGGAGATTTCAGAAATTCTGGATAATAGTGATTTGATTCTTAAAAATCCAAGTTATAGTATTTTTGTTAAGAGTATTGGAACTAGTGGTGTTGAAATAGTAATTAAGGTACCTATATCTAATCCTCTGGATGATACAATGGTAGTATCTGAATTATTAAAGGAATTCAAGAGAAAAATAATTTTTGAGGATTTATAA
- a CDS encoding flavodoxin family protein produces MTKKVVVLMGSPRENGNTNILCDEFIKGAKTTGANVNKIIIQDQNINYCIGCSSCYKQGEKYCVIFDDDMRYILDEMDKADVIVFASPLYFYTITGQMKTLIDRMTPRYQDLHDKEVYFLSCGITGSQDNFNRAIEDFRGLLDCMPSPKEKGMVLATGVWEEGEINNTKFVQEAYELGKTVDD; encoded by the coding sequence ATGACAAAAAAAGTAGTAGTATTAATGGGTAGTCCAAGAGAAAATGGAAATACAAATATATTATGTGATGAATTTATAAAAGGAGCAAAAACAACAGGAGCCAATGTTAACAAGATAATAATTCAAGATCAAAATATTAATTACTGTATTGGCTGTAGTTCCTGTTATAAACAAGGAGAAAAATATTGTGTGATATTTGATGATGACATGAGATATATTCTTGATGAAATGGATAAAGCAGATGTAATTGTATTTGCATCACCATTATATTTCTATACTATAACAGGACAAATGAAAACATTAATCGATAGAATGACACCAAGATACCAAGATTTACATGATAAAGAAGTGTACTTCCTCTCATGTGGTATTACAGGTTCACAGGATAATTTTAATCGTGCAATAGAAGATTTCAGAGGATTATTAGATTGTATGCCATCACCAAAAGAAAAAGGAATGGTATTAGCTACAGGTGTATGGGAAGAAGGCGAAATAAATAATACAAAATTTGTACAAGAAGCATATGAACTAGGAAAAACAGTTGATGATTAA
- a CDS encoding energy-coupling factor ABC transporter permease, with protein MHIPDGMITGYPLIIYAAVAIILLAIIFYKSKDQLDEKSIPMIALFVVATVIVQMIELPLPVAACVHVSLITILALYDLRTSMIVYMFVTIIQAFFGEGGISTLGVNLLNLAILAPIIAYGIYKLLHKINRDVALFISGFGTITLLGLIASIEYAIAGTFPITYGLTIIVPVEAGVGVLEGAVTIIVMRALKSLKPELVPVMSDDN; from the coding sequence ATGCACATACCAGATGGAATGATTACAGGATATCCATTAATAATATATGCAGCAGTTGCAATAATACTTCTAGCAATAATATTCTATAAATCTAAAGACCAACTAGATGAAAAGAGTATACCTATGATTGCATTGTTTGTAGTAGCTACTGTAATAGTTCAAATGATTGAACTTCCACTACCTGTTGCAGCATGTGTCCACGTATCCTTAATCACAATACTAGCACTATATGATTTAAGAACTTCAATGATAGTATACATGTTCGTAACAATAATACAAGCATTCTTTGGAGAAGGAGGAATCTCCACATTAGGAGTAAACCTATTAAACTTAGCTATACTAGCACCAATAATAGCTTATGGAATATATAAACTATTACATAAAATAAACAGAGATGTAGCATTATTTATATCAGGTTTTGGTACAATAACATTACTTGGATTAATAGCAAGTATAGAATATGCAATAGCAGGAACATTCCCAATAACTTATGGACTAACCATAATAGTACCTGTTGAGGCAGGTGTAGGAGTACTTGAAGGTGCTGTAACAATAATTGTTATGAGAGCATTAAAAAGTCTTAAACCAGAATTAGTACCTGTAATGTCAGATGATAATTAA
- a CDS encoding aldo/keto reductase → MKKLGFGLMRLPLINDNDPSSIDFDKVFEMVDIFMKNGFNYFDTAHTYLKGNSEKAFRKALVDRYPRDSYIIADKLPIFNLTNSSQMQDIFDEQLERCGVDYFDYYMLHNVSTNHMKKFTDIDSFGFVRKKKREGKVKHIGISCHDSPEFLDRILNEHPEIEFVQLQINYLDWTDNNIRARDCYEVACKHDLPVIIMEPLKGGTLVDVPSTVKDMFNNYDEHDSVVSWAIRFNLSLDNVFMMLSGMKSVEDINENISIVDNFKPMDEVEKSILNKAVDIINDTIEIKCTSCNYCIDVCPQNINIPKYFDLYNKQKLLNHENSYSMYYNNYVSYSNHASPDKCIKCKQCMEVCPQNINIPNNLEKVVKTFDN, encoded by the coding sequence ATGAAAAAATTAGGTTTTGGATTAATGAGATTACCCTTAATTAATGATAATGATCCGTCAAGTATTGATTTTGACAAGGTTTTTGAGATGGTTGATATATTCATGAAGAACGGTTTTAACTATTTTGACACTGCTCATACTTATTTAAAGGGTAATAGTGAAAAAGCTTTTCGTAAGGCTCTAGTAGATAGATATCCTCGTGATTCTTATATTATTGCTGATAAATTGCCTATTTTTAATTTGACTAATTCAAGTCAGATGCAGGATATATTTGATGAACAGTTAGAGCGTTGCGGTGTGGATTATTTTGATTATTATATGCTTCATAATGTATCTACAAATCATATGAAGAAGTTTACTGATATAGATTCCTTTGGATTTGTCAGAAAGAAAAAAAGGGAAGGTAAAGTAAAACATATTGGTATTTCTTGTCATGATTCCCCTGAATTTCTTGATAGAATATTAAATGAACATCCTGAGATTGAATTTGTTCAATTACAGATTAATTATCTTGATTGGACTGATAATAATATACGTGCAAGGGATTGTTATGAAGTAGCATGTAAACATGATTTACCTGTTATTATAATGGAACCATTAAAAGGTGGTACATTGGTTGATGTTCCAAGTACTGTTAAAGACATGTTTAATAATTATGATGAACATGATAGTGTGGTTTCATGGGCTATTCGTTTTAATCTTTCATTGGATAATGTTTTTATGATGTTAAGTGGAATGAAATCTGTAGAAGATATTAATGAAAATATTTCAATAGTAGATAATTTTAAACCTATGGATGAGGTAGAAAAATCTATTTTAAATAAAGCAGTTGATATTATAAATGATACAATAGAAATAAAATGTACTTCTTGTAATTATTGTATAGATGTATGTCCTCAAAATATTAATATTCCTAAATATTTTGACTTATATAATAAACAAAAATTGTTAAATCATGAGAATTCATATTCCATGTATTATAATAATTACGTTTCATATTCTAATCACGCATCTCCAGATAAATGTATTAAATGTAAACAATGTATGGAAGTATGTCCTCAAAATATCAATATTCCTAATAATCTGGAAAAAGTAGTAAAAACATTTGATAATTGA
- a CDS encoding aldo/keto reductase has product MKSMGFGMMRLPLLDKDNTKSIDQEQVNKMADEFIEKGFTYFDTAYPYHDGESEVAFRKAVTERYSRDEFIVADKLPIFSITSEDQLEPIFNEQLERCGVDYFDYYLMHNVSGLSEKGFRDVDSFKFANEKKAEGKIKHLGFSTHAHADYIEEIIKEHPEMEFIQLQINYLDWENPGVEARKCYEVACKYDLPIIVMEPLKGGFLADVPEKAEKLMRDYNGQSPVEWALRYVLTLDNVKMVLSGASAYEQLKSNMDIHENMKPLNDEELDIIHQVVDIINDNITVPCTKCNYCVSSCPKDINISKLFDLYNNEMIENIDGFTATGNEYLNYSKIEGNGLASDCIECGACVKQCPQHIDIPKYLKDVAAKFETPLYGFNTE; this is encoded by the coding sequence ATGAAAAGTATGGGTTTTGGAATGATGAGATTACCTCTCCTAGATAAAGATAATACAAAAAGTATAGATCAAGAACAAGTAAATAAAATGGCTGATGAATTTATAGAAAAAGGATTTACCTATTTTGACACTGCATATCCATATCATGATGGAGAAAGTGAAGTAGCATTTAGAAAAGCAGTAACTGAAAGATATTCCCGTGATGAATTTATTGTAGCAGATAAGTTACCAATATTTTCAATAACAAGCGAAGACCAATTAGAACCAATTTTCAATGAGCAATTAGAACGCTGTGGCGTTGATTACTTTGATTATTACCTTATGCATAATGTCAGTGGTTTATCTGAAAAAGGTTTCCGTGACGTAGATTCATTTAAATTTGCAAATGAGAAAAAAGCTGAAGGAAAAATTAAACATCTAGGATTTTCTACACATGCACATGCTGATTATATTGAAGAGATAATTAAGGAACATCCTGAAATGGAATTTATACAATTACAGATAAATTATCTTGACTGGGAAAATCCAGGAGTAGAAGCTCGTAAATGTTATGAAGTAGCATGTAAATATGATTTACCAATCATTGTAATGGAACCATTAAAAGGCGGTTTTTTAGCAGATGTACCCGAGAAAGCAGAAAAACTAATGAGAGATTATAATGGACAATCCCCAGTGGAATGGGCATTAAGATATGTGTTAACATTAGATAATGTGAAGATGGTTCTTTCTGGTGCAAGTGCTTATGAACAATTGAAGAGTAATATGGATATTCATGAGAATATGAAACCATTAAATGATGAAGAATTAGATATAATCCATCAAGTGGTTGATATTATTAATGATAATATAACAGTTCCATGTACTAAATGTAATTACTGTGTATCATCATGTCCTAAAGATATTAATATTTCAAAGTTATTTGACTTATATAATAATGAAATGATTGAAAATATTGATGGCTTCACAGCTACTGGTAACGAATATCTTAATTACAGTAAGATTGAGGGAAATGGTTTAGCATCTGATTGTATAGAATGTGGTGCATGTGTAAAACAGTGTCCTCAGCATATTGATATTCCTAAGTATCTTAAAGATGTTGCAGCTAAATTTGAAACACCATTATATGGTTTTAATACTGAATAA
- the cobM gene encoding precorrin-4 C(11)-methyltransferase: MNFDDYKGKVIFLGAGPGDPELITVKGAEAIKNSDVIIYAGSLVNPAILDYAKDGAEIYNSAEMNLDDIIDVIKKAHEENKITARVHTGDPSIYGAIAEQINQLKELDIGYTIIPGVSSLFGTAAALESQLTLPEVSQTIIITRPEGRTPKPSKEALCKLAEHNATMCIFLGVHMIEEVVAELVKEYDEKTPVAVVKKATWPDQEIVRGNLSNIAEKVHEAGFTKTAMIVVGDVLDQQSGEQSKLYDPKFAHMYRDAE, from the coding sequence ATGAATTTTGATGATTATAAAGGAAAAGTTATATTTTTAGGTGCAGGACCAGGAGATCCTGAACTCATAACAGTTAAAGGTGCAGAAGCTATTAAAAATTCTGATGTAATAATATATGCAGGTTCTTTAGTTAATCCAGCAATTTTAGATTATGCAAAAGATGGTGCTGAAATATATAATAGTGCAGAAATGAATTTAGATGATATCATTGATGTAATTAAAAAGGCTCATGAGGAAAACAAGATTACTGCACGTGTACATACTGGTGATCCATCAATTTATGGTGCTATTGCAGAACAAATTAATCAACTTAAAGAATTAGATATTGGATATACTATTATTCCTGGTGTAAGTAGTTTATTTGGTACTGCTGCAGCTCTTGAATCACAACTTACATTACCTGAAGTTTCTCAGACAATTATTATTACAAGACCAGAGGGAAGAACACCTAAGCCTTCTAAGGAAGCTTTATGTAAGTTAGCTGAGCATAATGCTACAATGTGTATATTCCTTGGAGTACATATGATTGAGGAAGTAGTAGCTGAATTAGTTAAAGAATATGATGAAAAAACTCCTGTTGCTGTAGTTAAAAAAGCTACATGGCCTGATCAGGAAATTGTCAGGGGTAATTTATCTAATATAGCTGAAAAAGTTCACGAAGCTGGATTTACTAAAACAGCAATGATTGTTGTTGGTGATGTATTAGATCAGCAAAGCGGAGAACAATCTAAATTATATGACCCTAAATTTGCACATATGTACAGAGATGCTGAATAA
- a CDS encoding sugar O-acetyltransferase: MVNKQWAIKGPLSLNDGNWGELFENAANITYELNNLHPSEETKKQELLKELFGKIGEGTTVMLPFYCNTGVKTIIGKNTFINNNCNFLDTDIIEIGDNTLLGPGVNVLTADHPVSTRERILPVDDDLEDENYSYIDEKGNFDDSIEYTFVNTRKPVKIGDRCWIGANSIILPGVTIGNNVVIGAGSVVTKDIPDNVVAVGSPAKIIRENK, encoded by the coding sequence ATGGTTAATAAACAATGGGCTATTAAGGGACCATTAAGCTTAAATGATGGAAATTGGGGTGAATTATTTGAAAATGCAGCTAACATAACATATGAATTAAATAATTTACATCCCTCAGAAGAAACAAAAAAACAGGAATTGCTAAAAGAACTATTTGGTAAAATAGGTGAAGGAACAACAGTAATGTTGCCATTCTATTGTAATACAGGTGTAAAAACTATAATAGGAAAAAATACTTTTATAAATAATAATTGTAACTTTTTAGATACGGATATAATAGAAATAGGAGATAATACATTACTAGGCCCTGGAGTAAATGTTCTAACTGCGGATCATCCTGTTTCTACACGTGAAAGAATATTACCTGTAGATGATGATTTAGAAGATGAAAATTATTCATATATTGATGAAAAAGGAAATTTTGATGATTCTATTGAGTATACATTTGTTAACACCAGAAAACCAGTGAAAATAGGTGATAGATGTTGGATTGGTGCCAATTCTATAATACTTCCTGGAGTTACTATTGGAAATAATGTAGTTATCGGGGCTGGAAGTGTTGTTACTAAGGATATACCAGATAATGTAGTTGCTGTAGGCTCACCAGCAAAAATAATTAGAGAAAATAAATAA
- a CDS encoding adenylosuccinate synthetase, translating to MTCTILVGGQWGDEGKGKCITYFCTKDKPEIIARAGVGPNAGHSVEFNGEKYGLRLTPSGFFNEDARLLIGAGVLVNPDVFKHELDYLSKYNLEGRTYMDANCAIITEKHTKADKDSSYLSKKIGTTGSGCGPANADRINRTIDYAKDIDELKDYVTDVPQEVNKAIDEGKDVFIEGSQGFGLSLYYGTYPYVTSKDTCASTAAADVGIGPTKVDQVIVIFKAYITRVGEGPFPTEISPEKAEEMGIEEYGVVTGRKRRVGLFDKELAKRSCMINGATQIALTCIDRLYPECAKVNKYEDLSQEARDYIEDIEKDVGVPITIISTGPDLVDTIDLRDEKLN from the coding sequence ATGACATGTACCATTTTAGTTGGTGGACAATGGGGAGACGAAGGTAAAGGTAAATGTATCACATACTTTTGTACTAAAGATAAACCAGAAATAATAGCAAGAGCAGGAGTAGGACCAAATGCGGGACACTCTGTTGAATTCAATGGTGAAAAATATGGATTAAGATTAACACCATCAGGATTCTTCAATGAAGATGCAAGATTATTAATAGGTGCTGGTGTATTAGTAAATCCCGATGTATTTAAACACGAACTAGATTACCTAAGCAAGTATAATTTAGAAGGAAGAACATACATGGATGCAAACTGTGCAATAATCACAGAAAAACATACAAAAGCTGACAAAGATTCTTCCTATCTATCTAAGAAAATAGGAACAACAGGTAGTGGTTGTGGACCAGCAAATGCAGATCGTATAAACAGAACAATAGACTACGCAAAAGATATTGACGAACTAAAAGACTATGTAACAGACGTACCACAAGAAGTTAATAAAGCAATAGACGAAGGAAAAGATGTATTCATCGAAGGTTCACAAGGATTTGGATTATCCTTATACTATGGAACATACCCATACGTTACAAGTAAAGATACATGTGCAAGTACAGCAGCAGCAGACGTAGGAATAGGCCCAACAAAAGTAGACCAGGTAATTGTAATATTCAAAGCATATATTACAAGAGTAGGAGAAGGACCATTCCCAACAGAAATATCACCAGAAAAAGCAGAAGAAATGGGAATAGAAGAATATGGAGTAGTAACTGGACGTAAAAGAAGAGTTGGTCTCTTCGATAAAGAACTAGCTAAAAGATCATGTATGATTAATGGTGCAACCCAAATCGCATTAACATGCATAGACAGATTATACCCAGAATGTGCAAAAGTAAACAAATACGAAGACTTATCACAAGAAGCAAGAGATTACATTGAAGACATTGAAAAAGATGTAGGTGTACCAATAACAATTATCTCCACAGGTCCAGATTTAGTTGATACAATAGACTTAAGAGACGAAAAACTAAACTAA